The Amphiura filiformis chromosome 1, Afil_fr2py, whole genome shotgun sequence nucleotide sequence gggcatgataccagctaatgaaaagtacctataatccattattatgcgcgcatgtatagcgaacagggacacattatacggaacgcaccttggctggcgtcATGGAGGAAagcaatggatatgcataatcagctttattgttttatactttccaggcatgttacaacctctagtcccatacattttagaaagcaactcttaagtattagttatataaataaaagtcatttctttctgacgaaacaagtctgaatacgacttgaaactatgggcgacacagatttggctttttgaacactttatcggagaatgtgccattAGCCAATACCGAATACTGAAGCCACATGCTTAAAATAAAGGTGCAAATTTGGAATGTAAAGTACACAATGTTTCCCTAATGTATGTTGCATGCAGCAGTGCCCCAAAATAAACGTTACATAGATGCACATGATGTATTTCAAtatgttaaggttagcaactattttaaacagttgcgatttggtagtttacggcatcttgcgaatggtggtgcagctttggcaaaaattgcattgatcattgtgaccgtccaccacaaactaGTCGTAAATTCGGCCTGGTAAAttctgttttatttcgtgtttagaaactatcataagctttaaaatgatatatcatttgacttcaaacgatatccagaagcggggttatggtttgttgaactttgttccttcaacaaaatggtaccttatttcgtttctacatgtgtctcttttcccacattgctggtaataaatatcaaacagtcataattggcggtcatttcaaatcatccccaagtcaacgaggttcaggaatgtcctctcattgttaattgttggttaaacaTACTATACCTAAACATACcgagacaaaatacaatgctttgtaactcaccacaggatttagccaaagcaaacaaagactagagctattaaaGAAagtaggtagaagcttattatcatcttcatcatctgtgtagaagaattcaagtaTATCATACGTATTATACTTTTGTagttcctgtggttcttgagttatgttgtaaagagggctgaaccaacaacacttttataaaaacGTACATAAATAATTAACAACAATTAATCAAGCAAGCTTTGCTTTTTACTCAAGCAAGTAGGcccatatgatttgtagaatgaacgaacttgcaaaacatcaaagtgttatttttcaataatacatgtataatgattcagataatgaaaatcgattttttttggctgcttcgaccaacaacacctagtctacccttaaaggttCCCCTTGTACAGATGGATCACTGCCTGGagaaaattttgatgcttttatctTCAACAGCAAGCAACTTGTTTTTCGTCTCAATAAGAGCAAGTCCAAAAGGATATTCTACTTCCTTTGTGATACATCCCATGTATTGACCTGATATAGAATAACAATAGACGCCTCCTCCATCCCTGGATGACTCATAGTTGCTATGTAGATATCATCATCTGCTGTACAGCATATGCCATGAGGCCTCCATGATGACCAATGTATACCTGAAGGACGAGTGAGTGTGTGTAATACGTTGCCTGTAGCATCAAGAACTTTTACAATGGTAGAGCTACAGCCTCCATTTGAAACAATGAGCTTGTCAGTTGAAGTAACTGCTATGTAACCAGGTGGTATGGTTATTGCGATACTACTAACATGTGATCCATCCAATCTATGCTTACTGATGCACATTCGATCTACCTCTCCAACCAGCAGATATCCGTTGTTATCCAATGCTAGACCTAAGAGCTGTGTACCTCTAGATGCAAGATTGCTAGGAGACTTGGTAGGGAATCGATACTTGTAGGTTCCGTTTTGGTCATAAACATTAACATGGGAAAGCCGATGTGTGATGAATATTCTTCCATCTTGGCTGGCTACCACATTCCATGGTTTAGATGTCTCTCCAGGCTTCAAATCTTGTTTGGTATCCAAGCTGTATTTGAAATCACCATATTGGTTAAACACCATAGCTTGTCCATGTGATCTATACTTTACATAGTCAGCTATAATAAAATCACCGATTGGTGTCACTGCAACACTTCGTCCATACTGCAATTTCTGTTGCCCTCCATCTCCAAATTGTTGGGTCAGTTTCCATGTTCCAACGCCACTATGTCTAGGCTCTCTTGACTGAGACGATTCACTATAGCTGCGAGTTGCAGATGTTTCTGCCTTCATGACCCTAGGTGAAGCAGGATCATTACCTTTACTCCTACCAATTGACACGGATCCAAGACTTTGTGCGGGAGATAATGTTGGGGGATTTGTTGTGAATTTCACCTCTCCAAGGTTTCCGTCAACAGTTTCTGGCTTCATGTCTCTTGGTTGACTCAGATTATCTTTCACGATCTCATCCATTTTCTGTCCCTCTGTTGCCATCTGCAGTGCTGTTTGGAGACGAGTCTGTTGCATCTGGAGACTTTCTTTATGTGTTTCAATTGTCCTGCCGTGATGGGCTCAAGGGAATAAAGATACAGCCAGATGTAAATTTTGGTGGTAATTATTTTGATAGGGCTAAAGCGTATTTAACTCTACATTTGAAGATACAAGCGATAACTATGTTAGCACACAGTGGTTGGCGCAGTGCAAATTATGACACTATGTTctaaatgttaacaaaaatatgaaTAGTGTACAATGACTAATTCTTTCTTCTCAAAATCAACACTGTTAATTTTCACTCGTGGGTTATAATTAAGATCTGAGACAAAACTTTTAACCACACATTTTGTCAAGGCTTATATATagaaaatacatgtacatcactCTACTGTTGTCGAAAACAATTCTTGTAGAATCTTCTTCTATGAATCACCAAGTGCACTTGTTGTCACTGAACTGTTTTCTgcaagaaaatgtaaacatacaGAATGCCTCATTGTGAATAATTTTTCTAGAGTGTTCACATTTCATTTCTTATCAGTGTTTGTCTTAGGACTTTACAAGGTTGGTAGCAATGTTTTGAGTTAAATCAATTGCTCAAGCAGTTTggatattagaagtaaaaacatGAACTAAAATGTCAtctttaagggtacttgcccatcaatttcattcaggggcgtgtttgaaaaacggcacagcgcattagtaaaaagaataaaaaatactaaaattttcaccagggttcgaaccactgccaattgcactatgaatgctaaagatgcctactgtgccacggtgactgtggttaacattcggcgattttcaaagatatacataatcAACACGTTTcttgtgtattgaaaatcagattttggtaggaatacagtcatagaaagacatatgactctacttgcctgtttgtttttcatttaatacaaattaattttgatgaattgaactggtacgactcttaggactttgtaataataaaatgaaaacgctgggtcactcacgacgtcatttgtaatttatgtcaaaacctggggaggaccacacgcATCCGTGTtaatgtatacgtgcgcaatcgatactcaatgatccagacaataccgtttgaatataccgcccttatgtatgcacctgcttgacacatcttgtcacttgcgggaagatatactataggcctaccctaatagcttacaatagataccccaccgtaaatagctctcttcatgaCCTCGCTGTGCCattatatacgcgtagtgtacgtacttttgaaccatattttgttcaaaaatgataggaagggactgttttcagctaaaatgttggttatcagcagatgcttaatgataccgggaagtgttgcagaaaggtaagcgtactctttatttattcaaaatatcacatatcaatgaattgaaattggaaatccaaaaaggaaatgtcaggtcaaagttctcaccttagaattattgtgaaataaaatcaaaccaaatttaggctccgcaaacaacgtccaattattcccattgttgtttgctacacgtgcatataataaattatgatttggggctaatttgagaagagttaatgcctcgagtttcaaaatacaccgagtgatgttttttgatcaaaaacatcgacaattcaagactctgtaaaaacaaatcaagaattttctgggataattgcaactaagtataatgaaagttatgatctaagctaccagatgcatcattaatttcctgactatgatatttagttgtgggaaaagattactttaatgttttggcgggattatttcccgccaaaaatttcaaccaaaaagagcacgTAGCCTTAATCCTGATTAGGCCTTTCAGTCAGATCAATTGCACAGTATATAAAACACATTGGTTCCTCTTACAAAAATACGACCGGAATCAGATGTTTGATGATCGTTACGATTTTCTGACCTAGCGAATCACCGAGAGTAGTGTAACGGGATTTCCCCTCTATAAATAGCGTGTTTTTCCACTATTTTGCAAGCCAAATAATCACGTGTTTTGCGGCTACATCAAGGTATTTCTGTTGTATACAACCCCTGCTTGTGTACGGTACTTATGTTACTTTTAGAAGTTTGCATTGTATTCAGCGCGTACTGGTAACGTTGTAAGCTGTTGTACAGGAAGCGGCATCGCCTTTGTGACGATTTAGCAATCGAGCgcgctgattggttaaaagtcagCTGATCCAAACTTTGGCGTGGGTCTTGAGGTGCGCGATTTGAGAAACTTGTCAGACGAGACTAGACCAGGGGACTGATGCAGGACGACCAAGACTGATTCAGGAGACGGAGAGACTGCAGACCGTGTTACGTGATGGATAGGCGAGTAGACAGCGACGAGAGAAGGCAATTTCGACAATGGAcagataatattatttttgtgtgtatttctgGAGAAGACGAGAGTTTGGAAGAGATGGAGATTACCGTGACAATATTTTCGTGTGTAAAAGACCGAGCAAAATTGACAGCAGCGAATGGACGATACAAATTTACAAGTTGACGagttttaataaattaattgtgaCGACATTTTTACTTCGTAATGTGCTGAGAAATGGGGAAAGATTCGCATTATTTGAGTGGATATTATCGCCTGGATTGGAGTTATATCTTCAATGGAGTTTTGGCAGCTCATGATGCACGCAATGGACATGATATTTTCAAATGATTTAGCGAAGACGACATTTTCTTGCATCATCGCAtgtatttctgcaatggacatTTCGCAATTAAAAAGCTGGCCAGCAAAATGTCGGATTTTAATTCAGTGCACTTCGCGAGAACGACAGACAAGCAAGATCGACAGGCGACGACATGGGacattgtgtgtatatttttaatgtgagtttatgattttgatatgcataattaaatgtaaacaaacaatttgtgcttCTTGTGGGGGGATGAGTAaaataaatgtttgccaaattgggATGTGTTTTGAGCAATGTTTTGGGTTGTATTTGTTTTGGACATTGTTTTGACAACAGTAGTAAGACCAACCAACAATCTCTGTTGTGATTGGTATAACGTGGGAAAGGGATGATGAGGCAGgctaaatgttggattatatgaGTATTATACCTAATAAAATGAGCTCACCTCAGTATGAGTTTATTTGATGCATGCAGACTTGGTAGAGGCTATTTCTTCAAAAAAGTTCTTCTTCTGATtgaaaaaaggtagcaaaataaTAGAGTATGTGCATTAACAGTATGTGGATTAATTAAGATTTAGCAAAGTTAGCACAAATTTTAGTTAAACTGTTCAAGCAATATTGGAAGTAAGCATGGAGCAAAATGTCATCTTTTATCCTGATTTGATCATTTCCAGTCTGATCACTTGCAGTATTTAAAAGACATCCATTCTTCTGCACTCAGTACGTCAGTGACtatcctctattgttatgcatagtcgtgctatAAGTCGATCGATATAATGTTGAAATCAGCatcgatacaccttaccccttaaacaggctaaaattgaattgaaataagtctttttgaataaaaaatatcacTATCTGTGGTTaccttgtgactccctacattttggtcatcaaatattttatgactcacctatttttctttccaaaacttTATACCCCCctcccccgtatatttgggacccccttcaaaaaaaaaaaaagataacccCTTATGTTTAGTATTTAGTACAAATGACTACACAAGGAGGTCGGAGGCACATACCTACCCAAACTAAACTTGAGTACTCTCCCCTGGATTCTACCTACCCAAACTAAACTTGAGTACCCTCCCCTGGATTCcacctacccaaaccaaacttgagtaccctccCCTGGATTctacctacccaaaccaaacttgagtaccctccCCTGAATTCTACCTACCCAAACCACACTTGAGCGCCCTCCCCTGTCTCCcacctacccaaaccaaacttgagtaccctccCCTGAATTCcacctacccaaaccaaacttgagtaccctccCCGGATTCcacctacccaaaccaaacttgagtaccctccCCCGGATTCcacctacccaaaccaaacttgagtaccctccCCTGGATTCCACTATATGAATACTCTTTATAACTTACATTATATCTTACCTGAGAGTTGTAAGAATGTGGATTCTGTCTTGATCTTCTGCAGTACGAGTTGGAAAGTGTAGGTCGACACCAGTAACATGAGTAATCtacaaaatcaaacaatttttaaagaGTATAATTACTAAATTGTAAACAACCATATATTAGACATATCAATCAACAATATTAACAAAAGATATTATAGTGCGAACATGCAACTTATTATAAAACATTGCCAGTGAACTACAGAATCCTTGATCTCACATTCTTTTTTAGATGCAAAATGGAActttatgaccttaatcttaaccattttgttgtttttaactccaccctcaaggaccgtcccaccaccagatcaTCTGCTGACCCCTATTGTTGATTCCCAAACGATGCAAAACCGAATCTCACAGGGCATCGTTTTTCAACCGTATCGTTCCCCTGTGGAATCAACTTCCTCTCACAATTAGATCCACTGTCAACAtgtcctcttttaagagccagctctctgagtgcagtcagctacctgcacaaccgattcttttgttctgcaaggctcactcagtcatttaatgaggcaatacaaacgatcgaaattggtgttgaaatgagcaaaattttgagttacaccttttcagtgtaaaatttttttctcagccaaatgaaaagcaataattttcattttttcagtaaatggctggaaaaactataatgcttgatactgattttttttttaatcctggtgttaaacttaggcctgaaattcagtcatttagtgtaagatattcgatttttataggcttcagctcggcccgcgagctttttcttggatcaaccttttagcttttcaaagtaatatagttcgctaatgaaggattttccccaactttctaaagcacatcaccgtgagctatatatcatagttttgtcagaatttccgttttgatttcaccatctttcactgtcggctgaaaaaatttctaaatcaacacgtgaaatctaaaggctagtagtactagcattgtggatcgatatccctgggtttaataggaataccggcatggctatagtgttgccagaacttcaatatagcaaagaaattcccagacctatagcgctcctactgatcatgtttaaccagaacacccaattggggatttaatcgctggtcgggcaatttgctttcaatgaaaaattgacctggataacaacaaaggaaatatcgactatttctgctggttgctctcgagataaaagtactcaccattgcctacttttacttagtttgacattttcggatcatgaatggaaaaagggtaaaacacaAACggcaattctgacaaaactataacatatagacccacacgatgtgctttacagaggtgggaaatatctttctttagcaaactatgttagtttgagacgctaaaacatgaattccgtaaaaagctcgcaggcgaattcaaggcctataaaaatcaaaaatatcacactaaaagacacaatttgatgcttaattttaacaccaggatttaaaaaaaaatgtatatccaagcaccaagtttttaactgacattactgaagaaaaaaaaaatattgctttatatttgaccgagaaaattaatttcatagcaaaaaggtgtatctctgaattgtgctgatttttacatgtatcgatcgacttttagcgcgactaagcatttctaaagaattggttgtccaggcggcagactgagtGGTACAAGACCAAACTAGAGGAGAGTTTTGATCCTTTAATACAACACATGCTCTTGGGTTACATGTTGCCAGTGTtctggttgtaggcttgtgtaggttttttttttttttttttgggaggggggagggggtgtcctcattgttttgatccttggtgggactgtcctagaggtgctttgcacctgttagtccttgcctttcactggtgcaaaattttatctatacttcctttttttttgtatgtacttttgaatattcatgtgcaatatattttgatgttatattataattattgtatattccagtgataaagtgtaataaataaaataaataaaattaaataaataaataaaattaaaataaaccatGGATTCATGCGacttaaaattacattttttactTACGTTATATGAGGTGTTTGTCTCCGAAATAAGGCAATAAATGTGATAACTTATAGCGCTGTGACCGTGGGTATTGAAATCATGCGACCAAAAGATACGGTGCAAAGGTTACTGAACTTTCCAATCCAAGAAAAATAAAAAGTTGTGTTTCCTTCTGCAGttgaatataaattttaatttggttgatAACAGAAACCACTGGcacattagggaacaaaccaaaagatcaatgacgtcctataaacgtaacttgtttcgtttctcagccgaccccctccctccctgcaagaaacgtaataatgaaatgttgaaaaatttgacataataataataatgacacattcttcagaccaatgtttttgtacaaacgtaatcgagtatttttaccccctccccctaaacgaaactagtttcatttataggacgtcatcgatcttttggtttgttcccttatgtcTAGTTAGCTCCTATTTAAGTGTGACGGGTATGTGTCTACCAGCCAAGGTAGGGTCTTTTCGGTTAAAATATAATTTTCGGGGAgggggtcatcatggtcatggtacAAAACCTTAACAAAATGGAGCAATTGGATAAAAACTGTAAAACTAAGAGGAAAGGCTATCTATGCACACAGTGGGCTAAGCAGCTGAATTATGCCCCAAAGAGCTGATTTTGCACTTAATTGACTATGCATTTGAAAATGCGATGTTTAACTATATTCTTTTATGTTTAGTTGTAAACTTCCTTTGCGTGTATAAACCAAACATTTTATTTATAGAATATCCCATAATAGTTTATGCACACATAGACTACCTCAAAAGTTATTGTGTACTATCATATCTTGATATCACAAGTCAATATTCATAATAACAGAGGGCAAAGTTTTCTGTTTTCAGTTGTTTCTATTTTTTCATTATCAGTTTGAATCTTATTCATGTATTAGTCATGAgacatttatttcaaaaaatgcCATTTATTACACTAATTTCTGTTTTGAAAGTTTCAAAAATTGTAATTGAGTTTCCAGAATGATCtacatgtatactgcgccaataaagtatccttacagttggaaaaaataatcacaattttaaaactgtacaatattggggtaaatttgttcttttaatagatgcactatctaatcctgcacagtatgacaccacattgaatccaatgtgacctcaagaagtaaagttacaagcatttgaatagacgaaggtccagttttaaaagtgacaaactggcctatacaaggcgcaaaaagattccaacaagcgagaCAAAGAGACAacgcagtttcttcaatgaagcgttatttaaagcagtttttatttcagtttttacttctctgaacttttcaaagctttcattttatttgtcagttcttttgtttcaattttcttttgttccttttgttttaaattaaagccaaacgcataaattagccattcaccactctcaaaccagatgtctagtctgtgaagttttgaataggctagtttgtcacttttaaaactggaccttcgtctaatcaaatgcttgtaactttgcttcttgaagtcacattggattcaatgtggtgtcataatgtgcaggattagctagtgcagctattaaaaaacaaatttaccccaatattgttcagttttgagattgtgattatttttccaagtgtaaggatactttattggcgcagtattatAATGCTTTTATAACacttttatattatgttatacgTAAATTCTAGACGgttcatttatatttattttttaaattttttttttaaatttatttatttatttatttatttatttatttatttattttttttttttttttatgtctgaactatgcaaggcattaacagctgctatcggtatgatagcgctgatgggttggcgccaagatagttgttaacctcccgtttgaagctcagccgattctggttagagataattggaccaggtagatcgttccaaaggtgagctgaggatggaaggaatgacctctggtggctgaccaggttggatcttgGGATTTTGACAGCTTGGTCGTGGGATCTGACAGAACGCCGCAGACGAGGATCAATAATCATACGATCTGGTAACAGATGTTGAAGGAGTTCTGGAGCTTCGCCATAGAACATCCGATGAAATAGAGTGATGGCTCCCACTGCTCTTCTATGTCTCAGGTGCTGTATTTGATGGTTCTTTCCATCTGCTTCTGAGATGCCAATGATACGTACCGCTCTTCTCTGTATCGCATCAAGTTTGGACAGAGAAGTGGGTGGAGCACCCATCCATGCAGAGCTGGCATATTCCATCTTGGATCGGATCATAGTCTTGTATATCGTTGCTCTCTGAGAAGGGACAAGGTAGGGGGCCGCACGACGTAGGAGACCAAGACGTTGGCTAGCTGTTCTTGCCATCTTGTCCACTACAGGCAGGGGTCCATGACAAGTCTTTGCTAACAGTAAGACCAAGAAGGTCAACACTGTCTGCCTCTTCTAGAGTTGTTCCAAAAAAGTGGAGGTTAGGGTGACTATATGAAGCATCTCTGCGGTTAGAAATAGTGGTGGTCTTGCACTTCGCAGCTCCAAACAGTACATTCCATGTGTTTGCCCATGTCTCTATTGCTTTGAGGTCTACATCAAGTGATATTGCAGCGCCAATTctatctttatttatttatttatttatttatttatttatttatttatttatttatttatttatttatttatttatttatttatttatttatttatttatttatttatttatttatttatttatttatttatttatttatttatttatttatttatttatttatttatttatttatttatttatttatttataaatatagaagcttaaatttttttttttaaacacatgtTAAAAGACCAGCGAATAGGCTGGGATAAACAGGTGTAAATTCACCTCTAGAACCATCCCACCTAGGAAAGACCTAAATAATTTACAAaaaaagaatggaatgccagggcaAGCCCTTAAATGGGCCTGCAATTTGGGCATCGGCAAGTAGAAAACCAAGTGTTAATATCAGAAGGAATTTAGAATAAAATTATACCAACAACCATTCCCAACCAATCATCAAATTTGGAATAATATTGTACCAACAACCAATCCTGTTTGAAATTTTTTACCGTCACATATAAAACTGGTATTGTATTGTATTCTGAGtataaaatattcttgaaaagttCTAGAATTTTAAGTGTTATCAGAGGCGT carries:
- the LOC140157182 gene encoding uncharacterized protein, whose product is MARTASQRLGLLRRAAPYLVPSQRATIYKTMIRSKMEYASSAWMGAPPTSLSKLDAIQRRAVRIIGISEADGKNHQIQHLRHRRAVGAITLFHRMFYGEAPELLQHLLPDRMIIDPRLRRSVRSHDQAVKIPRSNLITHVTGVDLHFPTRTAEDQDRIHILTTLRT